In Methanonatronarchaeum sp. AMET-Sl, one genomic interval encodes:
- a CDS encoding cobalamin-dependent protein (Presence of a B(12) (cobalamin)-binding domain implies dependence on cobalamin itself, in one of its several forms, or in some unusual lineages, dependence on a cobalamin-like analog.), whose product MSKEEILEDLHKGVVEMDEEKVKTAAQKALDEGVEPMDAIMDGLVSGISEVGDLYDKGEKFVPEVLMASEALYAGLDILKPHIDADDLGVEGKVVIGVAEGDVHDIGKNLVRLMLDVSGMEVVDLGKDVPNEDFAAKAKEVDADIIAISAMMTSTMLGIKDVVKDANKTVPNVKILAGGAPLNEKSAIEEFGADGYATDATKAAKRALKLMKE is encoded by the coding sequence ATGTCAAAAGAAGAAATACTGGAAGACCTACATAAAGGCGTCGTTGAAATGGACGAAGAGAAAGTGAAAACAGCCGCTCAAAAAGCATTAGATGAAGGCGTAGAGCCAATGGACGCAATAATGGATGGACTCGTTTCCGGAATATCAGAAGTCGGAGACCTATACGACAAAGGAGAGAAATTCGTACCCGAAGTACTGATGGCCTCAGAAGCATTGTACGCAGGCCTCGACATACTAAAACCACATATAGACGCAGACGACCTAGGAGTCGAAGGAAAAGTCGTAATCGGAGTAGCAGAAGGAGACGTACACGACATCGGTAAAAACCTAGTAAGACTAATGCTAGATGTAAGTGGAATGGAAGTAGTAGACCTCGGAAAAGACGTGCCAAACGAAGATTTCGCAGCAAAAGCAAAAGAAGTAGATGCAGACATAATTGCAATCTCAGCAATGATGACATCAACAATGCTAGGAATTAAAGACGTCGTAAAAGACGCTAACAAAACAGTACCAAACGTAAAAATACTTGCAGGTGGAGCACCACTAAACGAAAAATCCGCAATAGAAGAATTCGGTGCAGACGGATATGCAACAGACGCAACTAAAGCAGCTAAAAGAGCACTAAAACTAATGAAAGAATAA
- a CDS encoding metallophosphoesterase, with protein sequence MALNNQLEIHNSALYLKDLDICVVSDLHIGLEDELRRQGISFPLHEEQELTKRLKQVIDRFEPETVVLNGDILHSFGKIWSEVSNKLDKVLKNCQNCVLIEGSHDKMLPTLLEKKEKELHEQVVIDNVAILHGDKERQLKNIESIVIGHEHPAIEIEGEKLDCFLIDRSNTQPDLVLTPSFSPLTEGVSINKMKKDDFMSPYMKNRDLNSFEVLVEVDNETLRFPEIGRFRNML encoded by the coding sequence ATGGCCCTAAATAACCAACTGGAGATCCATAATTCAGCGCTCTACCTAAAAGACCTAGATATATGCGTAGTTTCAGACCTACATATAGGTCTTGAAGACGAATTAAGACGTCAAGGAATCTCCTTCCCACTACATGAAGAACAGGAACTAACCAAACGACTAAAACAAGTTATAGATAGGTTTGAACCAGAAACAGTAGTTTTAAATGGAGATATCCTCCACTCATTTGGAAAAATATGGAGTGAAGTTTCCAACAAACTTGATAAAGTCCTTAAAAACTGCCAAAACTGTGTTTTAATAGAAGGTTCACATGACAAAATGCTTCCAACATTACTAGAGAAAAAAGAAAAAGAACTCCATGAACAGGTAGTAATTGACAACGTAGCGATTTTACATGGAGATAAGGAACGACAGCTAAAAAACATTGAATCCATAGTGATTGGGCACGAACACCCTGCAATTGAAATAGAGGGTGAAAAACTTGATTGTTTTTTAATCGACCGGTCTAATACCCAGCCAGACCTTGTTTTGACCCCGAGTTTTTCACCACTAACCGAGGGTGTATCTATAAACAAAATGAAGAAGGATGACTTCATGTCCCCATATATGAAAAATAGGGACCTAAATAGTTTCGAAGTTTTAGTGGAAGTTGATAATGAGACATTAAGATTTCCCGAAATAGGTAGATTCAGAAATATGCTTTAA